The genomic interval TATAGTAGCTATTTGTCTTGGACATGAGGGacttaaaaagttttatttaacctCTTGGGACTTTCTCTCATCACTAACAACGATCAACAAATGCCTGAATCCACTCCTGTATGCCTTTACCTCTCGCAAAGTCtgcaatgtttttcaaaaacaggaACCAATGCAGCAGGACCAAAGAATGCCAGATTCCGCTACAACTGCAGAACTGTCATAATAGTGTTAAAAACAGGGTAtatatttttgctgttgttgttgtttagtaaACTGTACAAGATTTTGAGTTTATAATCaacttttatgcaaaaaaattgtatgttatcaatcaatcaatcaatcaaattttatttgtatagcacatttcagcagcaaggcatttcaaggtgctttacataattaatttACATGACAGCTTTAGccttaaatgtattatttttcttttcttttttttttggggggggggggNNNNNNNNNNNNNNNNNNNNNNNNNNNNNNNNNNNNNNNNNNNNNNNNNNNNNNNNNNNNNNNNNNNNNNNNNNNNNNNNNNNNNNNNNNNNNNNNNNNNNNNNNNNNNNNNNNNNNNNNNNNNNNNNNNNNNNNNNNNTAATGACTGTCAGTGAATTCATGAACTCATTTTATCCTCTGTCAGTTTGGTTTCTATTGCTTTGTTTTCAATCCCAACAGAATTTCAGCTTTTacattgtgtatttttcttttttcattttgtgcatgTATTCTTTTCTGTAATAAACCTCTTAGAAGTCATTTTATTCCTGATGATTCAATATATAGTTCCCTCATATGATGTAGAATTTACacgtaatttttttttttgctacaacaagaaagatttaaaaaatgtttatttaatatttttaaaaatgtgacagaaTGTTGAAAGGTTATGAGTATGACAGAGTATGAATGTTATCTAAGCCCACTGTAAATGCCATCACTTCCTTTGTACATACTTCTGTGTAATAGGAGGTAGTATTAAACTGAAGTGTTGCCCAGAAAATGGTCTCTTTAGCCCCCTGCTGGTGTGAAGTGATACTGCACTAAAAACAGGCAACTCAGGTCAATCTGGGTGCATTTTAACATTCAGTGAGCTTCTGCCCTCGACTCAGTCTCAACACATGATGACTTCATGTTAAATATAGAGGAGTAAGTGTAAGTGACTAATTCTGCTTCTGAAGTATGAGTAACTTAttgtaaaacattcaaatataCAAGGAATTCGATGTTTCCttgttttacaagttttattttgaattactTAAAGGAAATGATTCATTGAAATATATACTGTGATACCATTCAAAGGTTTTATACAAAATGGACAAGATCATATGAAATTATGTAATATACTTTATTGTACAGGGACTCCATTAAAACTTTAACAGCATAGCTTTAGAGGGGAAAGTATTTCTAAAAGCTCTTCTAGTTCATGCTGTACAAAGAACAATAGTTGGTTTAGACAAGGTGTCCTTTGGAGACATATCATTGGTTCTTTCAGTGTTTAAGAACAGGTGAAGAAAGAcgttttttttacaacacatgCTGACTGACCTCAGAAATTACACTTAGTGGGTTTTACACTCTGTGCAGCTCCTAAATCCCGTTTTAGACAGAGTTTGGTGAGATGCTATAATTAAGGATTCAAACCTTCAATCCTTGCTCTTCAAATACTTTCGAGGGTGACAAAATATCTTTGTCTCACATTACAGTAAGTTCAAACCTCTTTACAAAGACTTGGATCTCCATGAATCCAGTGGCAAATCTGAGCATATTTGGAAGGTGTGATCCTTACTGCGACATTAAAATCCCTCTGCTCACCCCCCTTCAGCTCCACCCACTGATGGCCTGAAAACACTCCAATCACCTTCCTCTTCCACTTTCCTTTTCCACCATTGTGTCCGGCGTACTGCCTCAGGCGGACATAAACGCCTGCTCCTGTTGCTCCACGCTGAGCGTCACAATGCTGATACATCAAATCATCGGACTCCTTCACTACAGAACAAAAACGATAAATCACCTTCTCATCTGCTTGGCCATCAGACAGGCTTTTGTCGGTGTCGTAGCCTGAGAAGTGGATTCGTGCCAGTGGTGAAGTGGGTGCCACCCCGAGCTCCATGTGCTTTTGCTTGACTGGTTGCTTCAGCTCCAGCAGGGCGTAATCGTAGTCAAGAGAAACTGAGTCTGTGGAGCTCTGGCTGTGGATCCACCCTTGAGGGATTCGGGTTTGTTTAACTTGGGTCCAGCAGAAGACAGGTCGCTTTCCTGGTTCAACACTGTGGCTTGTCCAACTAAGACCGTTCTGCTCTCCTACTACTCCTCTCTCAAACTTCTTTCCATCTTTAGCCTCTCCATCCTCACCCACTTTTCTCAGTCTGTGTCTTCTCTTTTCAcgtcccctcctcctcctcactcctcCTTCCCTATTTCTCCCCTCACCTTCATCCTCTCCTTTCCTCTTAACTCTCTTACCCTCTTGTTTCCTATCACCCCTTTGTCTGCCTCTTCTTTTCCTTCCCACccttcttcttttagttttcagctgcagcagcccaACTTTAAGCCTTCTAGCAGCCTCTAAGTAGTCCCTGCCATCATGGACACAATGTGCTGCTGTCAACACATGTTTTGGAGACACTAGGACTCCAGAACAACCCGTGGAAAGGCGGACTGCAGTAGCAAAGGGGTAGTTGGTGATGAAGTTTGAGTCTGAAATCACAAAGCGTCCATCTGCTCCGTAAACTTGCCGTTTCCTGCGTATATGAACTGGTGAGCTTGCTGGAGTTCCTGCCGAGGTCTCGTTTCTCCTCTGCAAACTGATGTCTGTATGTGTGCGCGTGCCATTTTCATACATCGTCTCATATCCCAGAATCCTTTCCTTCTCGGCCCAGTCGATTGATGGTAGAGCATCCTGACACTCTATTCCACAGAGCATCTTTGTTCCTCTGTCCACTTCCTTCTCATCCTGCCCTCCAAACAAAGTTGAATTTAGAAAGGCTGTGTTGGCAATCGTCAGCGGTGGCAGGCTCTGACAGGTCCACCATGGCCCGTTCTCCCCTAAAACTCCAGGAAACGTGAGGAGGGCTGCACAGAGCAGCACACACGTGAAGCATTTGAGACCCatctttctaaaaataaaaatggagaaagaGCGTTAATACTGAGGTACTGGAGCGAAATACAGTTCTctgaattttacaaaaaaaaacttaagagaTGCAGTCCTGCGGGTTTCTAAAGAGCTCAAAATTCCAAGACAAAAGAAATTAGATTCAATAATAATGAAACAACATGATAGAAAAATGCCTATTTTAAAAGAGCATAATCCACCTCTGACATTTTATCAtgtaaatgtgttaaatatgtttaaacctCTATTAGGCAATAAGTGTACATGTTTCCCACAACCAAATGTTCAAGCCAAACTAATGCATGTTTTCctaactgaaataaaaagagaaaggaaaactgCTTTCGTAATCAAGTTGTAGCTTATTTTGTTCTTggtattaatatttttatcagaGGAAAGTAGGTGCAGATATGAGGAAAGGACTGAGGAGCTGTCCACATGGGATCTGTGTTTTTGACTGTGCaagttttatattgttttagtCTTGCATGTACACTGAAAAAGACATGTTAGGAGCCCATAAGCTGTATTTAGTGTATGTTTGTGGTGTTACAGCGCCACATGCAGGCCTGGTAAACTTGTTGTATTGTTTTGGGCtgttttaagcatttttctgtggacaaagacattttaagaaacaccaaataaaaagataattttgaaAAACCCGTATCTGTGTGTAAATGCACACAGAGTtaggaagttttgttttgttgctggatCAGCAAATTGTGATTTATTAATTTCATAAGACTGTCAGATGAAAAACTTGGCTTTTTTCCACAGGATTAAaattattgtcaaaaaaataaataattaaacaaaatgcccaaaaataaacaaacaatgctGAATGAAGAGCATAAATTGAACTCCTACACCAAACATGGTTAACAATAATTGGGTAACTCTGATAATATATATTTCTAAAAATGGATAAATATAAGGCCTGTACAAATTATCCTGCTCTGCccaatacatacatacatatatatatatatatatatatatatatatatatatatatatatatatatatatatatatatatatatatatatatatatatatatatatatatatatatatagagagagagagagagagagagagagagagagagtttcaGACACACAAGACAGATCATTTTATCATTGTTAAACTCTGGtagtaatttgtttaaaaaaagagtatggtctcattttgttcattttattgcttCGTGTTATGAAAGTACACATACATAAATACTGTAAGTAATACAAGACATCTAACATCCAttagtaaataatttaaaaaatatttaaatgttgtgtaaaaacagCCAGCAGAGGGCGCACAATCCTATTTTTACAGTCATTACAGTTCAGAGCTGCAGTGAAGTTCTGCTCTCCTTTCTCAGCATGAGTTTACAATGattgttatttcatttaaaatccaaactgcatcataattaaagcaacaacacTCGTACATTGTAGCCTTACAGGCAAAAATAGTTTCAGATTCTCTATTAGATTTATTCTACCtagaaaagatctgaaccatttGAAATCTATCAAATATGCAAAGAAATAACAATATTATGAGGAAGATTACTAGTGAAGCAATTTTGGAGCtctaagaataaaaaaataatttgcaaaGAGACAAAGAATTTTAAGTGGTCCTACCTGCAAATGCTCAAAAAATCTCTTCCAGCAAATGgtataaatatatttctatatatttaaaactttttatccAAGTGACAGctggcagcagacagacactgTTGTTTCCTGGGCTGAAAAATGAGACGACAAAAGTAAATATGCTGAGTTTTTTATGAGAGGCTGCACAAGCAAAATCTGCATCCcacactgctgatgaaaaaagTCTAGCTGGAAGAGTGAGTCTGTCCAGAGCATGAATGAAGGTCCCGATCATGTGACGAGATCAGATGTAGTTCAAGAACCATGTGTTGACAGCTGTATGTTTTCAGCAAAACGACTCAAATACTTTTAAGTCATATGATTGTAAAACCTGATTTCCcaacaaactgaagttttcttgaatttttttctttcatgtattgttttttttttgtttttttttttcaattaaaagaATATGACTAAATTCTGGTGTTATTGGAAGTATGAGCAGAGGCAAAGATATTGCAATCAATcacaatcacatttattttgccAAATGTGCAGGgatacagaacattttcctgGTTAAAATGCAGGAGAAGGAAAACCATTAAGAAGGGAGACTGACGGACATCTCATAAAATAACTATACTATCAATATGCCACAATGACTTCACACGTCACGTCATATGGTCCATATTGCCATAGTCACATGTCACTTGGTatcaaaaaatactaaatatgaGAATAATTATACCAACACATGTCACATGATATAAAAAACAACGTCATTGCTTCACCTGTGATATggtataaaacactttaaatagaATTTGTCACGTGGTATAAAAGACAACATCAAATTCATGTAATTTGGACACATTGCATTACAAAAGCATCATTATGATCTCATGTTACATATGGTATCAAAAGACAGAATCAATATGACTTTACTTATTTCAAAAGCCACCATGAGTTCAACCTTACATTGGAGTGATATTAAAGGTACGTCATTATTCTGACTTCATGTCATATGATACAACTATACTGTCATTATGacatcagatgttttcttttttttttacttttaattgacATTAAACCTATGGCCTCATTATTGCTTTGTAAGTCATATGCCATATGGTATAAGCACTTCTGCTAAGGCCATggggtcattaaaaaatttgTAGGATCCAGATCtgaatcaccaccaaaatttaatgacttattttttgtgaccaccccaacatttcctgaaatttcataaaaatttgtttGCTAGTTTTTTGGTAATCTTGctaatagatggatggatggacagacaaacaaaccaactaaCACAACTGAGAACATAAACTgcttggtggaggtaataatagcagaataataataataagatttTGAAATGACAACGTATGCCTATGTAACAGAGTTACATAGGCAACtcaaaatatgcaaatgtttttccCTACTTTAGAAATACTTGTTTACTCTGTGGAAAGTTGTTACtttctgaataaatatttctaattaaaattatgaacagatcaactttttttctgcacaatcAGAGGGTAAATTACCTCATTTGTGATTTATCtacttagtttgttttgcttcgtCTGCTATTCTAAAGATTTCTAAAAAAGTAGTTCTGCTTTTATGCtaattgtttttgaacattatATATGGTTTTGTCAACAATAAACTTTTTATATGTGAAGTAGTTTTTGACAACATGTCCTTTAGGGTCTCTATTTGATGTAGGAAATCCACAATATGAAAATACATAACCAGCAAAAAAATCAGgctttgtagttttgtttttcgtttTCCGTAAAAAGATTTTTTCATAGGTAATTTTACTTGTATTTGAACAAGATTTTTAATACTCTATTTCACCTTTGACTGTATTTCTGGAGGTGGTGCTGCTGGTAAGTTAATTTGCATGATATCATGACATTTTTGGTAGTTCCTTTTTACAACATTGAAGTGAAACATCTCATTATCTCTTATTTGTTGCACTTGCGTTGCTGACTGCACAGTTCATCAGTTGTTCAGAGCACAACTTTGGCACCAACACGCAGCATGGATCAACTTTATTCCACTGTGGAAACTTCTAACTTCTCCTCTTCTCCTGGATCTTTACCTCATCCCTCCTGGGACTACAGAAATCTGGTTCCTGCAGTGGCGTTGTCCCTCTGCTTCAGTGTTGGAGTGCCTGGGAACATTTCTGTCATTATTCTCAGACCTAACTGGGAGCACCTGTCCAGCCTGAGCCAGAGTTTGATGCTGAATCTGGCCGTGTCTGACCTGTTCTGTCTGCTGACCCTTCCACTGTGGATTTATGCTTTACTCTACGGCTGGACATTCAGCCTGGTGTCCTGTAAGCTTCTAACATATGTTGTGTACTGCAGCCTTTATGGCAGCCTGCTGACTGTGACTGGATTGAGCATTCAGCGCTACTTATTGGTAGTGCACCAGCTGAGTTGCCAACGGATCCAAAAAAGACTGCTGCTGGTTCTTCTCTGGTTGGTTGCTTTGATCCTGTCCATCCCCACTTTGGTGGTTCGAGatctaaaaacagaacagcaatGGCCAGACTGTCAAGCTCAGTATTCCTCTGATGCCCAGCAAGTGGCTGTAATGATGACAGAAACCGTGTTTGggtttgcttccttttttacTGTGGCACTGGCATACGTTTTCCTCAGGAAAAAGCTCAATCAGGCAGCCTTTTTCAACAATCCTCAGACAACTCGACTGATTACGAGCATCATTgtaagcttttttgttttgtgggttCCATATCTTACCATAAATGTGCTGGGTGTGGCAGCTATTTGTCTCAAAAATGAGGAACTTTTGAAGTTTTGTACAAAAACAGGGAACATTTTCAGATCACTGACATTTGTTAATAGTTGCCTAAATCCACTTCTTTACACCTTCACGTCTTGCAAATTTTGTGCTATTTGCCAAAAAAAGGAGCCAATGCaggaaaatcaaacattttctcagGCAACAAATATCACAACAATAGCAGAATAATAATTTTgagattttgaaataaaaacacaggatCTCATTCATATCtcttcaattttttatttggaaTTGTTTTACATGTTGCAGCAAAGTTTGGATTTAATGATAAACTGTGATGACAAGAAACCATtcttttgatttaaatcagatgCAGGTAAATACATCTTGTCCCTCCACCATTGTTGGAAAAATGCATCAGAAAAGGAGTATGGAGAACAACATTTCTATATAAATTGCAGACTAAAATATCCAACTATCAATTCATTTTCTAAATTCGCCTAATTCTgctcaaggtcatggggtcctGGTGTCTATGTCCAGTGGTCCACATGCAAGAGACagagtacaccctggacaggtcatcaGTCCTAACAGGACCAATGCAGAGACACAAGAAAGACaaccatgcatgcacacactcagACCTTGGAGCAATTTAGAAACTCCAATTAAACTATGTTTTGGAAAGTGTGAAGAAGCTGGAGGACCCATTCATGCACAAAGAGAACATGCTGCAGATAAAAAGGACCCTGCTGAAGTTTGAATCCAGAAACTTGTAGATGTGAGACAACAGTGCTGAACAGCAGCACCACCGTGCAGCCTCAAGCTAAACAGATAGACCTAATTGTATGTGTTGACTCAaattatgcaaatgtttttctctgctttgaaaatatttgtttaccttGTTGAAATTTGTTTGCTCTGAATAAATGTTTCTCATGAAGTTAATGAGCAGAACAAGTTTGTGCTGCACTCTCAGAAGGTTTTGTTGTCTATCTGGTCAGTCTGCCAAAAGGTTTTTAGTAAAAATAGTTTTGCTTTTATggtgtgtattttttaacattgtatATGATTTTGTCAacaataaaccttttatttgtttattctaaCACATTGAACCAGGGGCTGAGCCTTAGAACAAACCTTCCTCCAAACCATCACCCAGCCAGCCTGGGTGGGGTCTGCTGAAGGACTGCTACAGGATAGACTTTGTAGCTCTGCAATAGCTAAAGGCCTGACTAGCTAATGGTATTCCAACGGTGCAGAGCTGATCCTCTAGTTCCTACAGCCTTATTTTCTAAGCTGCTAAAGAACTACATTCAGTACAAGTACCATTATTACTAAATGAGGTtgacaaacaacaaactatttGACACTTGATGCAAGTGAGCACATGAAAACCAGAAAGAAAGGTACCCACAATTCTAACTTTAGCTAACTATAgacacagcaataaaaaaaacaagaagtgttgAAAAACTAAAGGATTCCTCAAGCAAAGCGCAACAGTAGAAAACAAGTGTGTTGAAGGTGCTTCTGTGAAATGTTTCCAAGCAGTTATGAGTCCAACAGATCCAGAGACTTACTGGcacaaacaatttatttcaGTACAACAAACCAAATAGGAAGTGATGCATTTTTCTATTGTGGTGTCAGTTACTCAGTGAGCCCAGCACCACTATCATAGAGATAATATAATCTGAACATTTATGAGAAGCTGCATGAAGGATATTTCAAAGGAAATCTACATCCCATGTTGATTCACcccttcgtcttttttttttaagaaaaagtccAGTGGCAGTAGTGAGAGCACAATGAAGTTTTGATCATGTGACAAGGTGACATtgaactttaaaactttgtggtaaacaaaacaaacatataactgcatgctttcaaattaaaagaataGTCCATCATTTGGATATCATATTTAAACAACCTTTATTTTGAGTCAATCTTGGATGTATTTTGAAATGAATACCTTTACTTTGTGCAAAGGTAATGCCTGTCTCTGgtcagtgtgtgttgtgtttcagAGAAATGAATATTTAGAGCTGTGATGTCTGTGGTTTTACTTAGTTAAATCCGGGAACCTATAAATTTGAGACAACTGTGCTAACCAGCAGTTCAACCATGCAACCTCAAGCTTGAGAGGTAGAAATATTCCTCCTAGAGTTTATGAACCGAACAAGAATTTACAGTATCTCTGCTGTTAATCGCCAAATTGAATTCGACTTAAAGAAGGAGGTGGAGAAGTTGCACTTCCAGCAGGTGAATGAATTAATTTGTTATCAATATTTTCAGTCTGTTATGctttgcctttcatgccaaaagATTTGTAGCAAATGTAGTTTTGCTAGATTTTGCAAATTTTGCGCAGATTAtgtgtacttttacttgagtgtattatttttaatattctgtaCACCTTTGACCGATTTCTGGAGGTGGTGCTGATGGTAAGTGCTTTTGCGTGCGGCCTCTAATGCGCCTGTGcagccatgattagtgcctctgtggtGTCCTGCAGTCCATCCGTTTCTAGCCACTGGTCGGATTTATTGATATCAgtcacttcctcaatctgctggtggTACATGCCATGTAGATGTACTTAGTGTTTTCCTCCTGTACAGTGGCTTTGATGCCCTCTagtcttttgcctttttctcttGCTTAGCAtgcagtctcagggtgctggacaaGCAAACCCCACTGTGCATTGTGAGTAGCTTCTTTGTCTTGATATCAGTTGTTTCTATCTCCTCTTTTGGCCGGACTGTTATACTAGATATCTGATGACCGGTAGGGCATCTGTTTTAATGACTCAGACTTTGTTCTTAGGACAAGGAAAATATCACAGATGCAAAGGAACAAtgtttgaattattaaaaaataacactgagGCTTTTTTGGCGCTCTTATAAAATATGACTTGCAAAGAGATAAACAAttcaaagtttttgttgttcttgttgttttagttttttgcacTTTCAAACACTCAAAAACCCATTccaagatttttttgttgttattttcaggTATGAAAAACAATTGaacaaaagtaaatacaaaatgaagCTTTATGAGAGGCTACTCAAACAAAATCTATGTCCCCACTGCAGTAAACATGCAcagaaatgcatgtttttaacttATGATAAATCGCAgccttttaaatcttttgatgtAGTTTTGCATAGCTTTCAATGTGTTTATatggcagtttttaaaaaacgaaTATCTAAATATTGGTTAAAGAATTTATAAAAATCAATTtcagaagacagaaacaacTGATTAGCAAATGCAAGCAATCTTCCCATTTAGAAACCTTGGGTGTACTTGAAACAGCAAGTTTTTGTGCAAGaataattcattttctttgtaatcttttttcatgtttcacagaatgttatttttaaagctctgtcacctacactgtaaaaacaaaaatgtcatttttacgGTAAAGTACTGGCAGCTGTGGTTGCCAGAACTTAACCGTAAAAATTACAGTCAGACAATTTTTACAATTGCTGATTCTACAGTAATAAATGGTGTTTTATTCAaccttttactgtaaaaatgacagtttttaccaTTGAAATTGATCAAGTTGTATCctaaaatttacattaaaacaatattgcAAATACAGTTAGAGCCATGAAATATGAAAGTATTTtgctgtaaaattaacaatctaaattataaaatatgtcACTGAATTCCTGTATAATTACAGggttttgtctgtattttaaacAGTAATTCTCTGGCAGCTGTGGTTGCCAGAATTTCACCGTTAAAATTACAGTAAGATATTGTTTACAATTACNGATAGATGAGTATTGGTGTTGCTGATTCTACagtaataaattgttttttttaaccttttaatgtaaaaattacTATTATTACcattataaaaaatgacattNNNNNNNNNNNNNNNNNNNNNNNNNNNNNNNNNNNNNNNNNNNNNNNNNNNNNNNNNNNNNNNNNNNNNNNNNNNNNNNNNNNNNNNNNNNNNNNNNNNNTAATTAAGACTGACTCAAtgaaaagttaaactttttgaATGGAATTATTTAATAGATTTTCGATAATTACAATTTTTAGAAAGGGACTGTATATTTTTCCGTATAACCAATACTCTTTACAGTTAAAGCCATAATTTATTAAGATAAGGTATGCAATAAATGTGCAGCATATTTCTGTTATCCCCATGAGCATATGTAAGTTTATAAgaataaaaccccaaaattaCAGCATTGACTCTTCGAATCCTTGCAGCGTATTTCTGTAATTGCCACAAAATCATGCCCATTTAACAGTTACCAACTGTATTATTCAGGAGAATTAAATGAAAAGGTTACAGCACTACTACAATTTTTGTAATTTCCACAGCAGTATGCATATTGAACAGTTTCGAACTGTACACTTAATTATTGAATGCAAAAACTACGGTATACATTGCTAGAAAAATTACAGTATGTTTCTGTGATTGTCACAACAGTATGCATTTTTAACAGCTACTAACTGTATTATTTAAGAAAGATGATTGCAAAAACTACGGTTTACATTGCTAGAAAAATTACAGTATGTTTCTGTGGTTGTCACAACAGTATGCATTTTTAACAGCTACTAACTGTATTATTTAAG from Kryptolebias marmoratus isolate JLee-2015 linkage group LG19, ASM164957v2, whole genome shotgun sequence carries:
- the LOC108228668 gene encoding inactive serine protease 35 isoform X1 is translated as MGLKCFTCVLLCAALLTFPGVLGENGPWWTCQSLPPLTIANTAFLNSTLFGGQDEKEVDRGTKMLCGIECQDALPSIDWAEKERILGYETMYENGTRTHTDISLQRRNETSAGTPASSPVHIRRKRQVYGADGRFVISDSNFITNYPFATAVRLSTGCSGVLVSPKHVLTAAHCVHDGRDYLEAARRLKVGLLQLKTKRRRVGRKRRGRQRGDRKQEGKRVKRKGEDEGEGRNREGGVRRRRGREKRRHRLRKVGEDGEAKDGKKFERGVVGEQNGLSWTSHSVEPGKRPVFCWTQVKQTRIPQGWIHSQSSTDSVSLDYDYALLELKQPVKQKHMELGVAPTSPLARIHFSGYDTDKSLSDGQADEKVIYRFCSVVKESDDLMYQHCDAQRGATGAGVYVRLRQYAGHNGGKGKWKRKVIGVFSGHQWVELKGGEQRDFNVAVRITPSKYAQICHWIHGDPSLCKEV
- the LOC108228670 gene encoding leukotriene B4 receptor 1-like, whose translation is MDQLYSTVETSNFSSSPGSLPHPSWDYRNLVPAVALSLCFSVGVPGNISVIILRPNWEHLSSLSQSLMLNLAVSDLFCLLTLPLWIYALLYGWTFSLVSCKLLTYVVYCSLYGSLLTVTGLSIQRYLLVVHQLSCQRIQKRLLLVLLWLVALILSIPTLVVRDLKTEQQWPDCQAQYSSDAQQVAVMMTETVFGFASFFTVALAYVFLRKKLNQAAFFNNPQTTRLITSIIVSFFVLWVPYLTINVLGVAAICLKNEELLKFCTKTGNIFRSLTFVNSCLNPLLYTFTSCKFCAICQKKEPMQENQTFSQATNITTIAE
- the LOC108228668 gene encoding serine protease 23 isoform X2 yields the protein MGLKCFTCVLLCAALLTFPGVLGENGPWWTCQSLPPLTIANTAFLNSTLFGGQDEKEVDRGTKMLCGIECQDALPSIDWAEKERILGYETMYENGTRTHTDISLQRRNETSAGTPASSPVHIRRKRQVYGADGRFVISDSNFITNYPFATAVRLSTGCSGVLVSPKHVLTAAHCVHDGRDYLEAARRLKVGLLQLKTKRRRVGRKRRGRQRGDRKQEGKRVKRKGEDEGEGRNREGGVRRRRGREKRRHRLRKVGEDGEAKDGKKFERGVVGEQNGLSWTSHSVEPGKRPVFCWTQVKQTRIPQGWIHSQSSTDSVSLDYDYALLELKQPVKQKHMELGVTPTSPLAQIHFSGYDTDKSLSDGQADEKVIYRFCSVVKESDDLMY